Proteins encoded within one genomic window of Tamandua tetradactyla isolate mTamTet1 chromosome 11, mTamTet1.pri, whole genome shotgun sequence:
- the RLN3 gene encoding relaxin-3 encodes MARLRLLLLLLLWALAGEPWPRAEARAAPFGVKLCGREFIRAVIFTCGGSRWRRSDALAHEAVGDTFPDADADPDSLVGELDEAMASSEWLALTKHPQAFYGGQPGWQGPRGALRSSRDVLAGLSSNCCKWGCSKNEISSLC; translated from the exons ATGGCCAGGCtccggctgctgctgctgctgcttctctggGCACTGGCTGGGGAGCCATGGCCCAGAGCCGAGGCCAGGGCTGCACCCTTCGGCGTGAAGCTCTGCGGCCGCGAATTCATCCGAGCAGTCATCTTCACCTGTGGGGGGTCCCGGTGGAGACGCTCTGACGCCCTGGCCCATGAAGCTGTGG GGGACACCTTCCCGGATGCAGACGCTGACCCGGACAGCCTGGTGGGCGAGCTCGATGAGGCGATGGCCTCCAGCGAGTGGCTGGCCCTGACCAAGCACCCCCAGGCTTTCTATGGGGGACAGCCCGGCTGGCAGGGCCCCCGGGGGGCTCTGCGCAGTAGTCGCGACGTCCTGGCTGGCCTCTCCAGCAACTGCTGCAAGTGGGGGTGTAGCAAGAATGAAATCAGCAGCCTCTGCTAG